In Thermoplasmata archaeon, the following are encoded in one genomic region:
- a CDS encoding PadR family transcriptional regulator translates to MPREAGPRPGRILGFYAIAVMDREGPIYGYQLAERIAQRTDGAWRPGPGAIYPALQALTERGLARASRRERRRLYTITPAGRRWLARVRRHWMVGGGTGPDLSRLWAEVAGAADPGQHLARRLHRQLESLASMLEGDPAARAGTGLLIDQVVAELDAARARLGALPTARPAAARRRGRSR, encoded by the coding sequence ATGCCTCGGGAGGCCGGACCCCGGCCCGGACGGATCCTCGGGTTCTACGCGATCGCGGTCATGGACCGGGAGGGTCCCATCTACGGGTACCAGCTGGCCGAGCGGATCGCGCAGCGCACCGACGGGGCGTGGCGACCGGGCCCGGGCGCCATCTACCCGGCGCTGCAGGCGCTCACCGAGCGAGGCCTCGCCCGGGCGAGCCGGAGGGAGCGCCGCCGCCTCTACACGATCACTCCGGCCGGCCGTCGCTGGCTCGCTCGCGTCCGCCGGCACTGGATGGTCGGCGGGGGGACCGGGCCGGACCTCAGCCGTCTGTGGGCCGAAGTCGCCGGCGCCGCCGACCCGGGCCAGCATCTCGCGCGTCGCCTCCATCGACAGCTCGAGTCGCTCGCGTCGATGCTCGAGGGCGATCCGGCGGCCCGGGCCGGCACGGGACTCCTGATCGATCAGGTCGTGGCGGAGCTCGACGCCGCCCGCGCCCGGCTCGGCGCGCTGCCGACCGCGCGGCCCGCGGCGGCCCGCCGACGCGGGAGGTCGCGGTGA
- a CDS encoding ABC transporter ATP-binding protein codes for MSENAIVVEGLSKRYGSASRGVLALDDVSLTIPAGTVFGLLGPNGAGKTTLIKVLTGISDMTKGRATVAGYDVRTQSLKVRARIGWVAAEVILDDDFTARENLWLQAKLQDLTDWEPRADLLLRYFDLNARADDKVSGFSTGMRKKLEIALALLHQPSVIFMDEPTIGLDVNTRRMLWDIVTGVHKEFGVTVLLTTHYIEEAEALCDRVAIIDRGKVIAVGTPAELKARVRADVVRLETSEPLDVARVSALEGVQEVRPEGNDWLIRVGSAATFLPALLGSVRTETVRRITVEGPSLETVFLDLTGRRIGAEEPMRDVRQFYAQMRRARQ; via the coding sequence GTGAGCGAGAACGCGATCGTCGTCGAGGGGCTGAGCAAGCGCTACGGCTCCGCCAGCCGGGGCGTCCTCGCGCTCGACGACGTCAGCTTGACGATCCCCGCCGGCACGGTCTTCGGATTGTTGGGCCCGAACGGCGCGGGCAAGACGACCCTGATCAAGGTCCTCACCGGCATCAGCGACATGACGAAGGGCCGCGCGACGGTCGCCGGATACGACGTGCGGACCCAGTCCCTGAAGGTGCGCGCCCGCATCGGCTGGGTCGCGGCGGAGGTGATCCTCGACGACGACTTCACCGCCCGGGAGAACCTCTGGCTCCAGGCCAAGCTGCAGGACCTCACGGACTGGGAGCCCCGCGCGGACCTCCTCCTGCGCTACTTCGACCTGAACGCTCGGGCCGACGACAAGGTCAGCGGGTTCTCGACCGGCATGCGCAAGAAGCTGGAGATCGCGCTCGCGCTGCTCCACCAGCCCTCGGTGATCTTCATGGACGAGCCGACGATCGGGCTCGACGTCAACACCCGGCGGATGCTCTGGGACATCGTGACCGGCGTCCACAAGGAGTTCGGCGTCACGGTGCTCCTGACCACGCATTACATCGAGGAGGCGGAAGCCCTCTGTGACCGCGTCGCGATCATCGATCGCGGCAAGGTCATCGCGGTCGGGACCCCGGCCGAGCTCAAGGCCCGGGTGCGGGCGGACGTCGTCCGCCTCGAGACCTCCGAGCCGCTCGACGTCGCCCGGGTGAGCGCGCTCGAGGGCGTGCAGGAGGTGCGACCCGAGGGCAACGATTGGCTGATCCGGGTGGGCTCGGCCGCGACGTTCCTGCCGGCACTGCTCGGCAGCGTGCGGACCGAGACGGTGCGGCGGATCACCGTCGAGGGCCCGAGCCTCGAGACCGTGTTCCTCGACCTGACGGGGCGGCGCATCGGGGCCGAGGAGCCGATGCGCGACGTCCGGCAGTTCTACGCGCAGATGCGGAGGGCGCGGCAGTGA
- a CDS encoding ABC transporter permease has product MISQFWGLYAREILRTFRNPFVLVITVVQPFMWLAFFGSSFANAPPEFLKSFVGANNYIAFLLPGTLSTSMLSVGMFGSMSTIQDKRFGFMKRILITPTSKGVIFMSKALGGATRGLVQFPIMIVAATVFGVSFHLSPIEWAAWIVGLFSLAIGFASLFLAVTASSTDWQTPGVVSNFITMPLMFASTALFSGAFFPSWMIAISNVNPITFSALLGRAFVLGTAVPWINLGYLVAFATILLVAGYLVSSRWLKVD; this is encoded by the coding sequence GTGATCAGCCAGTTCTGGGGGCTCTACGCCCGCGAGATCCTGCGCACGTTCCGCAACCCGTTCGTCCTCGTGATCACGGTCGTGCAGCCGTTCATGTGGCTCGCCTTCTTCGGCTCGAGCTTCGCCAACGCCCCGCCGGAGTTCCTCAAGTCCTTCGTGGGCGCGAACAACTACATCGCGTTCCTGCTGCCGGGCACGCTGTCGACCTCGATGCTCTCGGTCGGGATGTTCGGTTCGATGAGCACGATCCAGGACAAGCGCTTCGGTTTCATGAAGCGCATCCTGATCACGCCGACGTCCAAGGGCGTCATCTTCATGTCGAAGGCGCTCGGCGGGGCGACGCGGGGGCTCGTGCAGTTCCCGATCATGATCGTCGCGGCGACGGTCTTCGGCGTCTCCTTCCACCTCTCGCCGATCGAGTGGGCGGCCTGGATCGTCGGGCTGTTCTCGCTGGCGATCGGCTTCGCGAGCCTGTTCCTCGCGGTCACGGCGTCCTCGACCGACTGGCAGACGCCGGGCGTCGTCTCGAACTTCATCACGATGCCGCTGATGTTCGCGAGCACCGCGCTGTTCAGCGGGGCGTTCTTCCCCAGCTGGATGATCGCGATCTCGAACGTGAACCCGATCACGTTCTCGGCGCTGCTCGGGCGGGCGTTCGTGCTCGGCACCGCCGTGCCGTGGATCAACCTCGGCTACCTGGTCGCCTTCGCGACGATCCTGCTCGTGGCCGGATATCTCGTCTCGTCGCGCTGGCTGAAGGTCGACTAG